The nucleotide sequence CGCGCTCCTTGTCCGTGATGTCGCCTGGCCCGGCCCGTCGTTCCGCGACCAAAGCACGCTCGTAGGCATCGGCGAGGAACCGGCACGCCGCAACCAGGAATGCGCCGCTGCCCATGGCCGGGTCGAGCACTTTCAGCCTGAGAATGTCTTCACTTCCCGCGTCCACCACGAGCGGGGCCAGCGTGCGCCGCACGAGGAAGTCCGTGATGCTTCGCGGCGTATAGAAGGTAGCGGTCTCCTTGCGCGTCGACGGCCGCTCGCTGCGGCTATCCTTCGACTCCTTCAGGTCGAGCGACACCGCGTGGTCGAGCACACGCTCATAGACGGCGCCGAGCTCCTCGACGCCCAGGTCCCCGTATGAGATGTGCTCGCGGCCACCGACCGTCCGGCGGGTCGTGAGCGCGAGCAGCACGTCACGCATGACGTCGTCCGACACCCGTGCCGCTTCACCAAGCGGGGTGCGCGCCGGAGCAAAGAGACGGCCGTTGAACGGCGTGACGATGAGGTCTTCGAAGCGACAACCGCTGTGGGCGAGACGGCACGTGGCCTGGAGCGAGGACCACAACCCAACCGGGGGGCGTGACGAGCGAAGCGCGTCGATCAAGGCCGCCATCGAGTAGCTCGCCCGATAGACGGGATGCCAGACGGGCACGAGCCGCCGTGCCTCGGCGAAGAGCAGGAAGAGCAGGCGATAGATGAGCGTGAGCGATTGCTCGGCGAGCCCCGGGCCCAAAGAAGGAGCCTGGGAACGAGCCTGGGCACGAGCCTCGGAACGGGCCCCTGCCTGGCCCTTCCGCTTTTCGCGCGACAGTCTCCTTTCGCTGGGCGCGAGGGCAGTGCCAAGGCGGTCCAGAGCCAGGCGCACGCCGCCGTGCAGCGACTGGCACACGCTCACGCCGTGACGCGCCGAGAGCGCGACGATCTGCGCAAAGAGCGTGTCATCTCCGCCCAGACGAGGGTTGGGTGCGAACGCTGCCGCCCGGCACAGCGCCCACATCAGGGCAAAGAGGTGAGGATCGCGCTCCGCCGCTGCAAGATCGAACTCGACATATCGTCTGGCGTGAGAGCGCCGAATATCAACCACCCGCAGGCGCGTGCCGTTACAACAGATCGACCAAGGGGTACTGCGCGCAAGCCCGTCGCGCACGGTCGCCCGCCATCCCGCTGCAAGCGAGGCGTCCCAGGCTAGGACGACCAGCCCGAGCCGAACCTCACGCAGCGCCCGCAGCTCACCAAAGAGCGCGTTCTCCTCGCGAACTGCGTCGTGCACCGTGTAGCCGAGCAGCCTCGCCACCGGGGTAACCGCCACCTCCAGAACGGCGCGCAGACCAGATGCCGGACCGAGCGTCGCCTGTGCGGATCGTTGACACGCGCGAAAGCGGCGGCCGGCACCGGCTGCGCTCTGCTCGCCAAGCTGGCCGCGGAATGCCGGCCACACGAGGTGGCTCGCCGCGTGATGCGAGATGAGCGGACCGTCCAGACCTTCCATTTTCGGGATTCAGGATTCAGGAACGGGACTCAACCGTCGGCAATCAGGAGCGCGAGCTGCAACGAGACGCGGGTGATGTAGCGCGGCTCGGGTGGTGCAAAGGTCCGAGTATCCGTTGTCGCACGTCTGGGTTGCGATAGATGCGTGGGTGAGCGGCCGAACAGATCCGGCGCGTGGAGGCGTGCGAGCCGCTCACGCTCACCGTGAGCTCGTCGCTCACGTTCACGGAGACGGGCGAGCAGGCGCTCGTCGGCGTCGCGCGCCGCTGCGAGGGCTGCGTCAGTCGCAGCCGCAACGCGCTCGCGCCAATGCGGGCTCGCGACCAACTGGTCGATGAACTGTCTGGCACGGCGCGTTCGGCGGACCCGCCCCACCATAGGCGGAAGGTAGGGACGGGCCACCCCAGCGCGGCTGCCGCGCTGGGGACCCCGGCGCCTCGCCGAGGCGTCCATTACCTTTCTCTCTCCTGTCACACCCTGGAGCGCCGAGCACGCTCCGGCCAGTATCGTTGGGATGGAGATGACCGCGCGCCCAGACGAGTCCCGCAGCTCCGTGATAAACAGCAGCACCAGCGTTGTGCCGGGCATCCACGCCGCTGGCAGCGCGGATCCCCCTTGCCTGTGCTTCATGCGCCGGCGCGCGTCGAGCACGGCAATCCAGGGCGCCCGGCGCTGCATCTGCCCGACAACGGAGGAGATCTCGCGGATGCGAGGTATCTTCCCGCCCCACAATGCCCTGAGCCGCCGGAGGCGCCGCAGCTCTGCACACGCCTCGCGGCTCTGCACTTCGAGGTCCAGCCTGGAGAGGAAGTGCGCCTGCTCGTCCGGCGGCGTCAGTCGAGTCTGCCCATCGCCGGTCCTCACCACCTGCGCCGGATCGCCCTGTGTCGCGCGAGGCTCGAGCGTGTGACGTGGATCCCCGAGGGCGCCGTGATTGCCGACGACCATTGCCGCCTCCAGCGCGTGCATCGCGCTGTCAGGGCCGATCTTTGCCGGGCGATCTGTGCGGGTCGCTGAGTCCGCGGCTGGCTCTCCGAAGGGATCGAGAGCTGCACCGATGCGCGACAGGCGAGCACATAACCGGGTGAGGACGGTGTCTTCGCGCGAGCCCGCGAGGACGAGCTCGATCACGTGGACACGCTTCGCCTGTCCAAGTCGGTCGACGCGCCCGATGCGCTGCTCGAGACGGTTTGGATTCCACGGGAGCTCGTACACGACCACGAACCGGCACCGCGCATGCAAGTTCAGCCCCTCGCAGGCAGCGTCGGTGGCAACCAGGACTCGCGCGCGGCCATCGTCGAAGCAAGCCAGCGCGTCACGGCGCTCCCCAGCGTCCTGCGCTCCGTGGAGCACGGCAACGGAGGCAACCCGCCTCACTGCCTGCACCAGCATGGCGAGTGTGTCGCGGTACTCCGTGAACACCACCAGAGGCTCGTCGGTCCGTCGAACGAGCCGCACGAGGGCAGCCCGCTTGCGCTCGGTCTCTTGTGCACGCATTGCCAAGGTGCCGAGCGTGCCAAGCCAGCGCTGCTCGAGCCTGCGGTCCGAGAGTCCAGGCGCCATCAGCACCTCGTCCGACACATCGTCTTCGGGCCGGGAAGGCTCCGTGCCGACGTCGAGCGGCAGCGAGAGCTGTTCGGTTTCGAGGGAAGGCGCTCGGTCCAGCAGCGCACGCCGCCGCTCGAGCGATCTGGCGAGCGAAAAGGCGCACGATAGCGCGCGCTTGGTGAGCACGGACGTGACCAGGCGTGCGCCCGCGCTCACCGACGGCTCCGCCCAGATGCGCGTGGCGTAGCGCGTGAGCTCGGCGTGGAGGCGTACTTCCGCGGTCGACGGGCGTATGCGCAAGACACGTGTCGTGCGCGCGCGTAGAAGGCCTACATCCTCGCGCCGTCTCCGGAACATGACGACCACATCGTCATGTCCGAGGCGACCTGTGTTGCACAGTGCGCGGAACGCCGCCTCGTCGCCCCGATGTGGTGTAGCCGTGAGCAAGAGGAGCCAACGTGCCGTGCGGCCGAGCCGTTGAGCGGCCTCGGCACGCCACGTTGGCGGCGTGAGCGTGTGCGCTTCGTCGATGATCACGAGATCCCAGGAACAGGCGGCAACCGCATTCAGTACTTCCGGCTGTTTGATGTAGTCGTGCGACACGAGACAGACCGCCGGTAGCTGCCATGGATTGGTGTCCGGCGGCAGTGTCTGTCCGACGCGCATGGCCCAGGCGGCATCGCCGACCTCGGCATGGATGTCCACGCGAGTAGCTAGCTCGCCCTGCCACTGCTCTCGCAGGCCAGCAGGCACGATGATGAGGGCGCGCCGCACGAGGTCGCGATCGGTGAGCTCACGGAGGAGGATTGCGGCCTGGATGGTCTTGCCGAGGCCCACTTCGTCGGCCACGAGAAGTCGCGATGCCTGGCCATTGAGAACGGCCAAGGTCGGCGCCAGCTGATATGGGAACAGGGCCACGCGAGCCAGAGCGGCTGAGCGCGGAAGCGCGTACGCACCGTCGTGGAGACCTAGTGCCACCAAGCCGCGCAGCCACCGACCCAGCGTCACGCCATGCGGCCGTGCGGGGCACGCGATCGGGACGATCTGCTCGAACGGTGCGAGCACGGTCCGCGCATCGTGTCGATTGTCGGGTTCCACACCGCAAAGAGCGAGCGCCGCCACGTCATCATCGCGGTGCGTGCGAGTAACGCGCCAGGCGCGGTCACGGAGCCGGACGAGATCACCCGGCCAGGCGACCGGCTCACGCAGCTCCCTCGCTCTTTGGCCCTCACCCCTTGCCTTTGCCTCGTCACCCCTCGCCCCTTGCCCTGTGTGTTGCATTTCTTGCGCGCGTCACGGACGTTCGCGGTGCAGAATCTGCACGAAACGCCATCTTCGCGCCTCCTCACACAGTGATCAGGCAAGGGACGTGCCGGGTCGGAGGTGACAAGGTGAAGGGGTGAGGGGGGAAGGGGACGGGGGTCGCTTTCAGCGTACGTAGCGCGGGGCCTTCAGGCCCCGCGGAGGAAGCAGCGGTAAACCGCACGGCGTGAGGGGGTGATTCGTTCATCGCGACGAAGCGCCACTGTCTCGGACAACGACCTATACAGTCTCGGCCTGCCCCTCACCTTGTTACGCCCTCACCTTTGCCGCTTGCGTACTCCACTGTCACCGACGTCTTGATCCCACCGCGGACCGAGAAGTCGCCGACGATCGTCATCCGGCGCGGCTGGCAAGATGCGACGAGGTCGTCGAGGATCTGGTTGGTGAGGGCCTCGTAGAAGACCCCCTTGTTCCGGTATTCGAGCAGGTAGTACTTGAGGGCCTTGAGCTCCAAGCAGTGGGCGTCCGGAACGTAACTGATCCGAATCTCGCCAAAGTCGGGCAGCCCAGTCTTGGGACAGACCGACGTGAACTCGGGGCAGCGGATGTCGATGGTGTAATCGCGATTGGGCTCGGGATTGCGGAATGTTTCCACGCGTGAGCCACTCATCAAATCAGTGTATCATTCAGGCGTCATTGCGAGCCGAAGCCGCCAGACGGGCTTGAACAGCGCTGAGGGTGGGATCCGGCGGGGCCGCTCGAGATGCTGCGGGCTAGGGGAGCCCGTGTGCGAGCTGTCGGGGTAGGTCGGCTGCCTCGGAAGTCACCTGGCCGCTCGTCCATTGAGGGTTTCTCGGCAAACTGCTAGGATTTGGCGCCCACGCGGCGGGACCGCGTGGGGTGCAATCCGTGAGTGTCTGCCGCCTGCGCGCGCGGCGGCTCGCGGTCGCCTGACTCACGCATGCGCGCCAGGGGGTCACGATGGCCGAAGCCCGGAGAATGGGGAAGTCTGAGCTGTTTTCGCATTTCGCGGAAAAGTACGACATGAAGCGCACCGAGGTGCGTGAGCTCTTCGACGAGGTCACCACGCTCGCGGAGAAGGAGCTCAAGCGCTCCGGCGAGTTCACCATCCCGGGCGTCGTCAAGCTGGTGGTCCAGAAGCGGAAGGCGCGGATGGGTCGTAACCCCGCGACCGGTGAGCCGATCAAGATTCCCGCCAAGACCGTGGTGAAGGCGCGGCCGGTCAAGCAGATCAAAGACGCGGTCCTGCCGCGAAAGTAGGCGGCAGCGGTGCGGGCTGGAGAGCCCGGGCGCCGGGAACCGGAGAGTGGTGGCCACCGCGCCATCTCGGGTTCCCGCGTCCGGATGCGTGCGCCTAGGAGGCGACCGGTCGCTGCAAGTGCTCCTGCTGCCGCGCGAGCGCCGGGAACCGGAGCACGAACGTTGTCCCTTTGCCCACTTCGCTCGCGACAGCGATCGTCCCATCGAGCTGCTCCACAATCTTGCGTGAGATGGCGAGGCCGAGGCCAAGGCCGCGGCGCTTCGTGGTGACGAAGTCGTCGAAGATCGCGGCCAGGCGATCGGGCGGGATGCCGCATCCGGTGTCTGCCAGGGAGATCTCTACCTGCGAATCGACGGCGCGCGAGGTGAACGTGACCCGCCCGCCCGGCGCCGTCGCTTGAAGCGCATTCGTGATGAGATTGCGCAGGACGCGGCTGAACGCGAAGAGATCGCCTTCGATGTGCACCTCGTCGTCGGCGAGATCGAGCTCGATGTCCACACCCGCAGCCTGTTGGGGCGCGCGCATGCGCTCGACGACGTCGAGAATCGAACGATTGACATCGAGGGGGAAGCGCTCGAGCGGAATCGGCCTGGCGATGTTGCGCAGGTCTTCGACGATGCGCTGAATCGTGCCGAACTCGCGGCTGACGGTGCGGTCGAACAACCCGCGATAATCGGTGTCGGTGTGGAGCTTCAGAATCAGCTTGCAGTTGTTCTTGATGTTGTGCAGCGGGTGAGACAGGTCGTGGGCGAGACCGGCCGCGATCCGGCCGAACATCGCCTGACGCTCTTGCCGAATGGTCTTCCGCTGCAGCTCGAGCAGCCGGTCCGCCATGCTGTTGAAGGCGTCGCCGAGCGTTCGAAACTCGTCACGCCGGGCGATGTGGACATGCGTGTCGAACCGCCCTCGGGAGAGCGCTTCGGTGCCGCGCAGGAGCGCAAAGATCGGCCGAATGAACGACCTGCCCCAGGCTCCTCCTACGACCACGGTGGTGAGGAGAGCCAGGGCGACCACCGTAAGCAGCAAGCTGCGAAGGCGGCGGGCGGCCGCGAACGCTTCGGCCGTCGGCTGATCCACGAGAACGATCCACTCGAGCTGCGGGACCGACGCCGCCACAGAGAGAAGCTCACGCCCGGCGGCGTCTCGGTACTCGACGGTTGTCGGCCCACCGCCATTGGGGAGGGTCGCCGCAACCAGCGGATGATCGCGCAAATACTCACCGCGCGCGATGCGCGCCTTCTCGTCCGGATTCCCGTGCGCGATTAGCTTGGCGGCGCGATCGACGAGCAGGGCAAATCCTTGATCGCCGATGCGGATTCGGTCGACGAGGCGCCACAGTTCTTCGAGCGTGAGGTCGGCGACCAGCATACCAGCACGATCGCCTTGGCCTCGGAGAGGCAGCGTCATTGTGCTGCGAGGCAGGAGATCATCGTCGACTTCGATCGGAGAGACCAGCACGCCACCCAAGCTGGTGACCTCGGACGTCTGTGGCTGGAGAGCAGTCTCACCAAGCCGGCTCGTCGCCAGCACACGCCCGTTCACGTCGAAGAGCGTAATCTCGCGCACTTCCGGGAACGCCAGGACATAGTTTCGGAGAATGCGCTCCCGCTGCCAATGATCGAGACGCGTGTGCTGCAGGTCGGCCGCGACGGCCTGGAGCATCTTCATGTTCTGTGAGAGATAGGAACCGATCTCCTCGGCCGCGCGCCTTGCGGTTTCCTGGTTGGCCAAGACCGCCGACTCTCGCGTCCGTGTGTCGAGCGACCAGATCGCGACGATGCCGAAGAGCAGCAGCGGCGCAACGGCAGCCGTGGCCACCAACATCACGAAGCGCTGAGTGAGCGTCGTCATGGCGAGCTGGCCGTGCTCAGGCGGCCCCGTCGTGCACCGGGCTGCGTATCCGCGATGCTCGCCTCAGCAATCATGCTGAGCATGTCCCCTTCGGAGCTTTCCGGAAGGGTGAACCGCGCGCTCAGGGCACGGGAGGTCTGCTCCCAATACAGGAACAGTCCGGGTGGATCGTCACGCAAGACGCGCTGGAATTCGCGAACCGCCACGGCGGCCTCGGGGGTGGTTCGAGCATGCCGCAGTCGATCGAGGGCCCCATCGGCGGCCGTATACCCGGACGCGACCCACGGCGCATCGTCGCCAGTTCCTGAATGCCAGAACACATAGGGATAGTTCAAATGCGCCGCCATCTCTACGAGGTAGGCGTCGAAATCGCCTCGCGCGAGACGGCGACCCAGCTCATTCAGCGGAAGCAGCTCGATCCGCATGTCGACTCCCACTTCGATGAGTTGCCGCTGCAGCAACAGCGCAAGGCGCTCGACACGGGGGATATGAGCGGCGACGAGACAGGTGAACTCCACGCGTTGTTCATTAGCACTTGCCAGGAGGGCCGCCGTGCGATCGGGTTGGTACGGAAACGTCGTGACACCCTTGTCGAAGGCCCAATGCTCGGGCGAAATGTGTCCGCTCGCAGGCACGCCACGGTCCGCCAAGACCTGCTCGACAATGGTCTTGCGGTCCACGGCGTAATTCAGTGCCAATCGCACATCCTGCCGCCGGAGCACCGGGTGGCGAAGATTGAAGCCAAGGAGCGTGACGTAAGGGCGCAAGAACGAGCGCACCTGCACCTCGCGGGCATGCTCGAGAAAGCCGAGCGCTTCTGGTGCGACGTCGTAGACGAAATCAATGTCGCCGCGGAGGAGCGCTGCCCAGGCCGCGCGTGGGCGCGCATACCCACGCAATGTGATGCGGTCGATGGCCGGTCGACGGCCGTAGTACTCCTCGAAGGCGAGCAGCGTCGCTTCCCTACCTTGTCGCGGCCCAATCATGAAGGGGCCGGCACGGCGCTCGACGCTCGTATCGCTGATGTTGTGCAGGCTGAGCGCCTCCAGGAGGAGCCACGAGGGCGCGCGAAGGCGGATCACGAGCTCTGTGTTGCTCGCTGCTTCAATGGACACAATATCCCGTAAGCCGGGATAGAGCGTTTGGCGGGGCCCCTCCAAGGCCTCGGAAAGGACTCTCGCGAGGGTGTCGGCGGTGAGCAGCGTGCCACTGTGGAACCGAAGGTCTGGCCGCAACCAGAAGTGCCACGTGCGGCCGTCGCCAGACGTTTGCCAGCGCTCCGCCAGCCCAGGTTCCACCTCACCGGCTCGGGTCGGCGTGACGAGTCGGGCTTCGGACAGAAAACTGAGGACGGCCTCCAAGCCGACGCGGCCGTCCGCCTTCTCAGCCGGCTGCGGGGCGGCGTAGCCGATTCGCAGTGTCACAGGACCGTCCGACGTCGCAGCACCACGGCTTTGAGAGCTGCAGGCGCTCGCGAGTGTCACTACGAATGCAGCCGCGGTCAGGGCGCCGAGCACACACCCATTCCCTCGGCGAATCCAGGAGCGCCGATTACACACACTTGTTACCGGTCGGCCGGACAGCCGAACTGCCTCGGGGGCCGACTCGGCCGTTGCGCGCGAGAGTGCCGGTTGCTTCACCAGGGCATCCGTAGTGCTCATGTTACCGCGACTTGCCGGATGGAGCCCAGCGCGGCCGAGAGCAGCCGGGCCCCTGGTCCCCGGCTGCATGTTCACGAGCGGACACGGGGGCCTACGCCTGCTTTTGAGGCCCCAGGGGCGGCACGTCGGGCACGTCGACGAGCCACGGAGAGATCTTGCCCTGAACGCGACCTTCATCGTTGTCGCGTGCGACGATTCTGATCTTCATGACGAACCTCCTTCGTCTGCTGTGAACGACAGCAGGGACGTTCACCCAGCTAGAAGCCTGGGCCTACTTCTTCGGCGCCGTCGGCATGAAATCGACGTACCAGGGGCAGTTGTTGCTCGACGGAGCGATGTTGCCACTGCGGACGACGGTAATTTTTGCCTTCATCTAAATCTCCCTTGCGCGTTATTCGCGATTCTCGAGAGCGTGGCGCGCGCGTCCCTCAAGAAAGCTCTCTCAGGCGCACCGCGCGTCGCACGCACAATTTCTACGTGCTACTTGTGAGGTCCTGTTGGTGGCACATCAGGGACGTCGACGAGCCACGGAGAGACCTTGCCCTGAACGCGACCTTCGTCGTTATTGCGAGCGGCGATTCTGATCTTCACGAGAACCTCCTTCACCTGTGGGCCCCACGATGGCACCCACGAGTTGGCACTGTTGCTTACTTTTTAGAGGAGCTAGGCATGAAATCGACGTACCAAGGACAGTTATTGCTTGATGGAGCGATATTGCCGCTGCGAACCACGTGAATCTTGACCTTCATCATCAATCTCCTTCACACACCACTCGCGGCTTCCTGCGCGAGCGAGACCAGCGCCGTTTCCATACTGCTCTTGTGACATGAGGGCGCGTGCATGTCACCCAGCTCCGTGTGCGCCGCGACCGAGCAGCCGCCTCCGCACACAGGAATGAACGAGCAATCGCCGCACGCCTTCCACGGGGCGTGTTGCTCGAACCGTGCCGCTGCGGCCGTTTGCGAAGGCCGCTGCTTGTCATCGACATCGCCGACTGACAGCGTGGGATCACCCGTGAACCCAGGACAGGCGTATAACTCGCCGTCGGGGCCAATCGTGTACGCGTGCCGTTTGTGCAGCTCGCATGGACCCATGTGCACACCGTCGGGCGTGGGGAAACCTCGCTTCTTCGTTTCCTCACGTAAGAATGACAACTGCTCATCCACGAAATGACAGCTATCGCACGGCGAGCTGGTCGCAGCGCCCACCGACGTCATGCAGGTGCCGCCCAGCGGCTTGCCTTGACCATCGACCACTGCCAGCGGAATCATGTGGCGGCCGTCCGGCTGCCGGACGACGGATGCCGTTTGGCTGGTACTCTGGTCGCGAATCACTGGCTTGAAATTGACCTTGACGAGCCCGTCGGCGAAGTCCTGCGCGCGGAGGAAGTCGAGGAGGGCAGGGTAGCTCTCGACCGTGTCGGCGTCGAAGTTGCCGCCGATGGCGATGGCGCACTTCCCTGAGATCTGACGGAGGTTGTGGATGATCTTGTCGAACGTGCCTTGCCCGCCACGCAACGGCCGCATCCGATTGTGCGTCTCACGGTCACCGTCGAGCGTGACCTTCACGCCGTTGAAGCCGTACGGCAGGAGACGATCGACGACCTCCGGCGTGAGCAGCAATCCGTTCGTAATCATATTGATCACGAGTGTGACGCCGCGCGCTTGTGAGACCTCCCAAACCCGCTCGGCGAGGTGATACAAGACCGGCAGATTGATCAACGGCTCGCCACCAAAGAACGTCAGCACGAGCCGTTTCGGTTGCAAGGCGTCGATCTTCTTCTCGCACCAGGCCACCACACGGTCAGCGGTCTGCAGAGACATCTTCGTCGCCTTGGCGTTGTAATCGCCATGGTCGCCCTGGATGCAATAGTCACACGCGAAGTTACACTGCAGCGTCGTGAGCACCGTGACTCGCAGCTCGCTCGTGTCCTCTCGGACGTCCCGAAAGAAGCGCTCGAGCTGCAGGCGCTCCTGCTCCCGGCTGGGCGCCACGAAGCCATGCGCCTGTAACGTCTCCACAGCCTCGCGCTCCTCGGTCTCGAGATCGGCCGGCCCCCTGCTTCCATCCAGCCGATCCAACAACGTCGCGACATCTTCCGAGACGATCAGCTGCGCGTCGGTGAGCGTGTTCATGAGAAACACTTCTCCCCGGTCCGGCAGCGGGACGCGAACATTGAAAAGCGACGCTTGCATAGCAAACTCCTCCCCTAGGGTGTAGATTCAGAACCGCGGAGCGTGGAGTGCTCGACACGAGCACGTGGGCGACACCCACGCTCTGACGCGCGTGCGCATCGGGTAGCTGGCCGGCCGCTCGACTCACCGGCGTGAGCCGAGCTAGTCACTCGATAGGACGAGAAAAGGTCGAGCGCTAGGAGACGAGCTCGACAGCAAAATCCAAGTGCCTGCTCGGGTCGCTTCGCGTCTAGCCCGAACGAGCATCGGCTAACATCTCGCACGAAAACCATGAGCAGCTTCGAGGCCGCTCGATGAGATCTGCTGACCGTTGCAAGCGCCGCTCCAACTCGTTGACGAGCGGGATCGTCACAAGCATCAGCCGCTACAACATACCTGAAGGGCGACGCTTCATGCCAGCCAGCAAGCAAGAAAAACGCTCGTATTTTCGGGGTGAAGAGGAGGTTTAATACTTAAGTGGTCCATAGTACATACAACTACGTCCCGAGATGATCAGGCGAAAACCCATACCTCGTCTGTATTAAGAAATGTAGGGGAATGACACTAAGAAAGGGAGGAGAAGAACATAGTACACGACGACGGCGCCTCTTGAGAATCCTGAAATCTGACAGTTGGTCGACGGCCGGGAGGTTGGGTCGCGGGGCTGTGGCTGTCGACCCTAGAGCCTGCGCGGTGCAGTCTCGGGCCTCTCATGACTCGCGAAGTCGCCGCGCCAGTCGATACACGTCCAGGCGACCGAGCTTGAACTTCAGCGTGCTGAGTGGAATGCCGAGATACCGCGCCGTAGCCGTGATGTTCCACTCGCACCGCTCGAGCGACTTGAGCAGGAAGCTGCGCTCGAAGGTGCTGAGTGCGTCATCGAGGAGACTGTCGCTGCGACCAGGACGTGTGCCGAGCTGCGAGAGATGGAGCTCGATGGGGACATCGCCCTCGGTGAGCACCAGAGCGTCGCTCGTCGCCACGAGCCGTTCGATGAGATTCTGCAGCTCTCGAATGTTGCCCGGCCAGTAGTAGCCCTTGAGGATCTCGAGCGCGCCGGGCGACAGGCCTGTGATCGGCTTGCGGAAGCGCGCCGCATATCGGCGCAGGAACACTTCGGCGAGCACCGGCACATCCTCGGCGCGCTCGCGCAGCGGCGGCAATCGAACCGGCACGACGTTGATGCGATAGTAGAGATCTTCACGGAAGCGACCTTCCCTGACGGCTCGCTCGAGGTCGATATTGGTGGCCACCACCAGCCGGAACTGCGTCTTGATCGGCTTGGTTCCGCCAACCCGCTCGATCTCTCCTTCCTGTAACGCGCGGAGCAGCTTGGCCTGCAGTTCCACGCGGAGGTCGCCAATCTCGTCGAGGAAGAGCGTACCGCCCGCCGCCATCTCGAACTTGCCCATCTGCTGGCGAACGGCACCGGTGAAGGCGCCGCGCTCATGGCCGAAGAGCGTGCTCTCGACCAGCTCGGTTGGGATGGCGGCGAGATTGACCGGAATGAACGGACCGTCGCGCTGGGCCGAGTCGCGATGAACCCTGCGCGCCAGCAATTCCTTGCCGGTACCACTCTCTCCCGTCACCAAGACCGTGGCGGAGAGACCGGCAACCTTGGCCGCCAGCTCAAGGACCGCT is from Luteitalea sp. and encodes:
- the queF gene encoding NADPH-dependent 7-cyano-7-deazaguanine reductase QueF, whose translation is MSGSRVETFRNPEPNRDYTIDIRCPEFTSVCPKTGLPDFGEIRISYVPDAHCLELKALKYYLLEYRNKGVFYEALTNQILDDLVASCQPRRMTIVGDFSVRGGIKTSVTVEYASGKGEGVTR
- a CDS encoding HU family DNA-binding protein produces the protein MGKSELFSHFAEKYDMKRTEVRELFDEVTTLAEKELKRSGEFTIPGVVKLVVQKRKARMGRNPATGEPIKIPAKTVVKARPVKQIKDAVLPRK
- a CDS encoding HAMP domain-containing protein, producing MTTLTQRFVMLVATAAVAPLLLFGIVAIWSLDTRTRESAVLANQETARRAAEEIGSYLSQNMKMLQAVAADLQHTRLDHWQRERILRNYVLAFPEVREITLFDVNGRVLATSRLGETALQPQTSEVTSLGGVLVSPIEVDDDLLPRSTMTLPLRGQGDRAGMLVADLTLEELWRLVDRIRIGDQGFALLVDRAAKLIAHGNPDEKARIARGEYLRDHPLVAATLPNGGGPTTVEYRDAAGRELLSVAASVPQLEWIVLVDQPTAEAFAAARRLRSLLLTVVALALLTTVVVGGAWGRSFIRPIFALLRGTEALSRGRFDTHVHIARRDEFRTLGDAFNSMADRLLELQRKTIRQERQAMFGRIAAGLAHDLSHPLHNIKNNCKLILKLHTDTDYRGLFDRTVSREFGTIQRIVEDLRNIARPIPLERFPLDVNRSILDVVERMRAPQQAAGVDIELDLADDEVHIEGDLFAFSRVLRNLITNALQATAPGGRVTFTSRAVDSQVEISLADTGCGIPPDRLAAIFDDFVTTKRRGLGLGLAISRKIVEQLDGTIAVASEVGKGTTFVLRFPALARQQEHLQRPVAS
- a CDS encoding SPASM domain-containing protein — translated: MQASLFNVRVPLPDRGEVFLMNTLTDAQLIVSEDVATLLDRLDGSRGPADLETEEREAVETLQAHGFVAPSREQERLQLERFFRDVREDTSELRVTVLTTLQCNFACDYCIQGDHGDYNAKATKMSLQTADRVVAWCEKKIDALQPKRLVLTFFGGEPLINLPVLYHLAERVWEVSQARGVTLVINMITNGLLLTPEVVDRLLPYGFNGVKVTLDGDRETHNRMRPLRGGQGTFDKIIHNLRQISGKCAIAIGGNFDADTVESYPALLDFLRAQDFADGLVKVNFKPVIRDQSTSQTASVVRQPDGRHMIPLAVVDGQGKPLGGTCMTSVGAATSSPCDSCHFVDEQLSFLREETKKRGFPTPDGVHMGPCELHKRHAYTIGPDGELYACPGFTGDPTLSVGDVDDKQRPSQTAAAARFEQHAPWKACGDCSFIPVCGGGCSVAAHTELGDMHAPSCHKSSMETALVSLAQEAASGV
- a CDS encoding response regulator, whose protein sequence is MPIEPKVLLIVDDDEGMRDTLTAILKRDYTVRTAASAEAGLEVLRAVNVHLMLLDVRLPGMSGLDLLRIVREQYSMVEAIVISAISEVETAVQAMKLGAYHYITKEFEYDALRSLMRHASERQDLNRRVLTLTAQVAEQQDEREFIIGPSPNSRAVLELAAKVAGLSATVLVTGESGTGKELLARRVHRDSAQRDGPFIPVNLAAIPTELVESTLFGHERGAFTGAVRQQMGKFEMAAGGTLFLDEIGDLRVELQAKLLRALQEGEIERVGGTKPIKTQFRLVVATNIDLERAVREGRFREDLYYRINVVPVRLPPLRERAEDVPVLAEVFLRRYAARFRKPITGLSPGALEILKGYYWPGNIRELQNLIERLVATSDALVLTEGDVPIELHLSQLGTRPGRSDSLLDDALSTFERSFLLKSLERCEWNITATARYLGIPLSTLKFKLGRLDVYRLARRLRES